Part of the Oncorhynchus kisutch isolate 150728-3 unplaced genomic scaffold, Okis_V2 scaffold2251, whole genome shotgun sequence genome, TGAGTGTCACTCCTGTCCCTAACCCTGAGGATGCCAGTGAATCTACGGTCACTACACTGTTATATGAAAGACCGCTTGTTTCAGACACAGAGGCCTCTACTCCTAGTGAAATGTTCCTGGGGGAGGTGATGCTCTCAGAGACCCAGGCTGCAGTGTGTGAGGTGAACAGAGAACTATCTGGAGACAGTGGTGGGATACTGACAGCCTCATGCTTGAACCTGTCTGGTGAGACACAGACACTGCAGCAGCTGGATACACTGGACTCCACTGTGACTGTGCTCTGCTGTGAATCCGTCGTCCCTGTCGGCCGTTTCTCTGAATGTGAAGCCACGGTGGACGCCCTCCATGTGGCCCTCGGTCAGACATTTAGGATCTTCCCTCTGGAGCTGCGGAGGGAGGAGTGGGTGGGAGACCGGGAGGAGGGCCCCGGGGAGGGGGGACACATCTCTGTGTACGAGCACTCCTACTCCAAACAGGACACGGACCAGGAACAGCTGTGGAGGAAGACAGCCAGCCTCCACACCAAGATCATGGTgctggacaggagagaggaaagcACCATGGCTAAAATACGATGGCTTGAGAGCGAGATGGCACATCTGAAGAAGAGCAACATTGttttaaaagaaaagcagaaATGCCTAGAGGACTATATTACTTCTGCGTTGCTCTGATGTCTTAACCTTAGTGCTTTGTTTCCATTAGCAACGCTCTTTCTAATGACATGTATTTTGTATAGTTATTACAGGGTTATTACAGTCTCAATCACTTGTACTTATTTCTTATCTGTTTCCATGTTTCACCAGAGTTATATTACTTACTAGTAGTGAGGCCCTTCTCAAAGAGCGTTGGCCAAGGCTAGAATCTGTTCTCCAGCTCGTTCTAGTCCTTCCGTTTGTCTCCGCTAGGTGGCACTGTGTCTTGAGGACAGGCCCTGGCACGATGCACTACTGTTTCATGTTTCGACATCACTGACTGACATATTGTCAATATTAGTGGTGTAATTCGGAGCGTTTTAAGGGAAGTGATATTCCCTATTCTTGTGCTACAGATGGCTGCTTGTTTTATTCAATGGTATTGTATTCGTATATCATATCAAATCTACTGTGCGGTCATACGGATCCTTACTGGTTATTCATGTATGAAAAGGCCTATGTTTTTCACTGATGTTTTATGTTTATTTGGACAATAACAAGCAGCCTACGGTACGTAAGTATCCCAGTGACGGAGACGACGACACCGTTTTAGGTGCATCTTCTTGGTTCTAATTAAATGGTTGAATAGGGAAAAGGTGCAATGCTTTGCTCACtattcaattttttatttatttattcaagcAACTATTAAAAGCTTGACGTTTCGGGCCTTCGTCAATTGCCTTAAATAGACAGGTTCTGATAAATGAACCGGTTCTGGTGAAGACCATTGATGGCCGAAACGTCAAGCTTTTAATGCTTTCTCAAATAAAATCATATATTTGAATGTTAAACAAGCCTTGCACCTTTTTGATGATGTAACTGGTTGCTCCTTGACTCCCATTGGTTGGGCCTCTACTTCTTTCCATAAAGAAATTAAATGGTCAACTGATTTCTCATCACTGAAAATGCAACACTGCGGTCCTCTTTCTTGATGGAGATGGCTTACATTACCTGTAATCCTTTTATCAATGCACTGGCAATGACATCACACGTGTCATGATGAAActgatggtgctttcaagacgaggggaggggggggggtcaaatcaGTGATCTTCATGTTGGAGCTTTATGCAGCTGGGGGGGGATTTAGCTCCGACTCTTTCTGGAGCTCCGACCTTCCTACCTGTGGATCGctgacatcatgatttgaccttatATTTTATGGAGTTCCCGGGCTTCAGAGGCCTGAGTTCCCAGGCTtcagaggcctgagttcccgagcttcagaggcctgagttcccgggcttcagaggcctgagttcccgagcttcagaggcctgagttcccgagcttcagaggcctgagttcccaggcttcagaggcctgagttcccgagcttcagaggcctgagttcccgagcttcagaggcctgagttcccgagcttcagaggcctgagttcccgacttggaattccgagttgaacgactgttcaaaactatttttcccagAGCTCGGAGCTCGTTTTAATCTGAATTCACAGATgttttgaatgcactgaagtctgagatttccgagtTGACAGATGTTTTGAACGTGGCGTAACCTCGAACCAGAACTGACCGTTTCATTTCACAGCACTTATAGTGAAACATAATGTGATCAACGACTAGCATTCGATAGGAGCAACAGTAGAGAGATATAGCAGATACATAAAGCACAATAGAATAGAAGGGCTGCTTGTAGGAAGGGCTGCCTGTAGGAAGGGCTGCTTGTAGGAAGGGCTGCCTGTAGGAAGGGCTGCTTGTAGGAAGGGCTGCCTGTAGGAAGGGCTGCTTGTAGGGAGGGCTGCCTGTAGGAAGGGCTGCTTGTAAGGAAGGGCTGCCTGTAGGAAGGGCTGCTTGTAGGAAGGGCTGCTTGTAAGGAAGGGCTGCTTGTAGGAAGGGCTGCTTGTAAGGAAGGGCTGCCTGTAGGAAGGGCTGCTTGTAGGAAGGGCTGCTTGTAAGGAAGGGCTGCTTATAGGAAGGGCTGCTTGTAGGAAGGGCTGCTTGTAGGAAGGGCTGCCTGTAGGAAGGGCTGCTTGTAGGAAGGGCTGCTTGTAAGGAAGGGCTGCTTGTAGGAAGGGCTGCTTGTAAGGAAGGGCTGCTTGTAAGGAAGGGCTGCCTGTAGGAAGGGCTGCTTGTAGGAAGGGCTGCCTGTAGGAAGGGCTGCTTGTAGGAAGGGCTGCTTGTAAGGAAGGGCTGCTTGTAAGGAAGGGCTGCCTGTAGGAAGGGCTGCTTGTAGGAAGGGCTGCTTGTAGGAAGGGCTGCTTGTAAGGAAGGGCTGCTTGTAAGGAAGGGCTGCCTGTAGGAAGGGCTGCTTGTAGGAAGAAGGGCTGCTTGTAGGAAGAAGGGCTGCTTGCAGGCTATTGTGAGATGAAGGGAGCTCTAATCACAGTGTAGACGACACGCTGTTATTTTGACCTGAGATCTATAAGAGAAACGTCACACGCCTCACAGAGCCACTCTGAAGACACACGACATTGCCACTTTCCCAGTTTATTGATCGTGGGTAAAAAGAACAGCTGAGAACACTGAGATGACTGATTGATTACTAGTCTGCAATGCTACAAAGTCAACTTCACAGCAATGTTATTGATATCCGAGAATAACTTTTGAGCAGTAATGAAGAAGCTGGGGATTTCACTGACGATTTAAAATCACATAGGTTGACTTTGATCATGTGAAGATTGGCCTATAGGTCCTGTCTTTGGCTCTAGATGATTGGCCCACGCCCTTGTTCTGTGTCTGTCCAATAGAATGTAGCAGCAGCACAAATACAAGGACACAACAACCAATCATGTCGGTCATAGGAAAACAATATTTATTCAATTCCAGATGTTAATTGCTGTGCTTGTGTGTTTCAATGCAGTACCTTTGTGTTCGCAACACATCTAATGAACTTTATATTACATTAGAACATGGCCTCAAAATGGCAATCTGATTTTGCTCCTCACTCTTCTGCCTTTAGGCTCTCTCCTGGTCATCTGACTGCAGCTCTGTCTGTTGCCAAGTGATCGTCTCATCCTGTTTGTATCCTAGATCCTATGCAGGATGCAAACTGCCATCGGGCAGGCGTTATGTCTGCACTGCACCAACCTAGAGGCgttgcgtagcctagtggttagagtgttggactagtaaccggaaggttgcaagttcaaacccccgagctgacaaggtacaaatctgtcgttctgcccatgaacaggcaacccacagttcctaggccgtcattgaaaataagaatttgttcttaactgacttgcctagttaaataaaggtaaattaaaataacttagccagctaactttgattAGCAGCCACATGTAACTGTTGATGTTCTGGTTGATTAAGaaagcaattttttttattgGTTGTTTTTATTGGAAATATTGTTTATATTGGAAACTTCAGAATTTTGAAGTTATTTCAGGCCGTTTTGGACAGTTAGCTGCTAACTCTTTGATCCAGGTTTCTGGAGCAGCAGCCGATTCACAGGGTTTGTGTGGATACAGGAAGAACTCCAGGTATGGTTGAACTGAACATCTAAGCACTGACTTTTTGCCTTAGAAAAGCACTTACTTTAATTGTAGCCGTCGTCATAACAAAAGACAAGTGGTTGTTAGGTCCATTTTTTTCAATGATAATTATATGCTGATGCATTCGTCATAACTGACCTTTCTAAAGGCGATCATTAGATGCTAAATGTTCACTTAGTCTCCCGTTGACATCGCTGCACGACTACGTCAACATTCGTTAGGATTCACCCCTGCATCTTTCTGCATCCATCCCCTGAGAGAAACGCCTTCCATCCCTGGGACCCGAGGCCTGGTCTGCTTCCCAAAGGGCCTGTATAACACACTACTCTGGCCCATTTGGAACACGCTCCCTGACTGCACTTGCCTGAACGACTCGTGTGAATAAATGAGGTGTTTAGCATTATTCCAACGCATTAGTCAAGACTCTAAACAAACAGACTTAATGGGGGCCATTGTTTGTTCTGTACTTAAGAGTCTCATTTCATTTCAGAGTAATACGTCTTTTGCTGGTATTATTATTGTTTGTGAACGGCTAAATGAAGCATCCAGTCACTGTGTTATGTCCATTCAAACAGAGTATACTTCTAGTAGTTACTAAGCTACTAATCACCTCGAGTCTAAAGTATAAACATGTATTATACATGGTGTTGTCAGAACAGGTCAGTCGTTTCTGATTTTCATTTGAGAAAAATGACtccagaaagaaaaaaagaagtgTTTTCTGGAAGTATTTACACCATCATTATTGGTTCAATTGAGTCATGGCGCTGTTCCACGTGTTTCATGCACATCAGTAACCTGCCGCAGCGGGCGTTTCTCTCTGGTCCGGATGAGAAGAATGTACTGTcgggggaggttctcttctgcactgttgaACCAATCCgataaatgtggaggaggagttaagatggagccTTGTTGAGACGTCCTAAAGCGGAAGTCGCGTCACAGACTCTTCCTATTTCCCCTGAAAACCAGATGCATCCGGTTGTTACCGACCCGCCGAGGGTGGAGGAGATGAGACACGAAGACAACCAATTCATTCACCAtgggtatgtcccaaatggcaccctcttccctttatagtgcactacttatgaccagaaccctatatggggaatagggagccatttgggacgcccACATGAAGACATCCAATCTATCTCTGAGACTGTGCTTTTAATGTATGTGAAGGGATTAGATGGACATACCAGGGCATTCTTTAACGATCActcaaggtggcatagcagttcagacgtcttttgtcctcgtcttgtcgtgtcctgtatatatatatatatttacaactttttcacatacattttatttttattttccatcaactcatcttcaaaacactctcctgcaacccgcctcaccaatgtatatttataaaaaagtattatttacctcagatctgtaatcctccaagaagctagccagaaactccaagaagctagcctgaaactagccagaagctaatccagaagctagttcagaagctagttggctcctttactggtaagtcgttggtgttcagctaaccacggtttgtggtcatcggctatcctttggctcgaaagtctatcgccagttctgtacggcgcagcgcggctcggagcggagcataccggaccaatttttctctccatgtccctggatttcgactgctctctggacattcatgcccggatctcacagctagctagctgctatccgtgtgactatcggccttcgtcgattccggagcaaacatcaattgttccggagctagcaagctccgtcaatcactcctgagttccatcaatcgcacctgggctgcagtcgcctatccggacccgttttgctgccttcgcggagccccaccgggccttcacaactggactgccgacgttatctacccgaaggggttattcggctggctcctccgtcgcgacgttacctgaacgcccatctgcggcctgctaaccgttagctgtcttaccggctgctatctgaatagacaatcggacaatttttttattttttattattattattatgttttcttcttgggcctctataactatatctattgtttttatttttgttgttgttgtgtgatttggattgatcccctctaccacacggaaccccactaatctactgacggagcgcaggaggtggctaacaacagacctccatcctatgctagcttgctaccgatgccctggctagctgtctaaatcaccaaccaacctctccactcaccgggcccttttgatcactcgactaagcatgcctctccttaatgtcaatatgtcttgtccatttctgttctggttagtgtttattggcttatttcactgtagagcctatagtcctgctcactataccttatccaacctattagttccaccacccacacatgcaatgacatctcctggtttcaacgatgtttctagagacaatatctctctcttcatcactcaatacctaggtttacctccactgtattcacatcctaccatacatttgtctgtacattataccttgatgctattttatcgcccccagaaacctccttttactctatgttccagacgttctagacgaccaattctcatagcttttagccgtacccttattctactcctcctatgttcctctggcgatgtagaggtgaatccaggccctgcagtgcctagctccactcctattccccaggcgctctcttttgacgacttctgtaaccgtaatagccttggtttcatgc contains:
- the LOC109876875 gene encoding THAP domain-containing protein 5 isoform X2, with protein sequence MKREEWTPSRHQYLCSEHFTEDCFDLRWGIRYLKHTAFPTIFPHTHNDEDKAVSTSKNTIKPKTRICDANIELIRSPSPPGKNTPLILKRTVRVEPVVVSVTPVPNPEDASESTVTTLLYERPLVSDTEASTPSEMFLGEVMLSETQAAVCEVNRELSGDSGGILTASCLNLSGETQTLQQLDTLDSTVTVLCCESVVPVGRFSECEATVDALHVALGQTFRIFPLELRREEWVGDREEGPGEGGHISVYEHSYSKQDTDQEQLWRKTASLHTKIMVLDRREESTMAKIRWLESEMAHLKKSNIVLKEKQKCLEDYITSALL
- the LOC109876875 gene encoding THAP domain-containing protein 5 isoform X1 → MPRYCAVKLCKNRGGTPSKENKRISFYPFPLQDEVRLQIWVDNMKREEWTPSRHQYLCSEHFTEDCFDLRWGIRYLKHTAFPTIFPHTHNDEDKAVSTSKNTIKPKTRICDANIELIRSPSPPGKNTPLILKRTVRVEPVVVSVTPVPNPEDASESTVTTLLYERPLVSDTEASTPSEMFLGEVMLSETQAAVCEVNRELSGDSGGILTASCLNLSGETQTLQQLDTLDSTVTVLCCESVVPVGRFSECEATVDALHVALGQTFRIFPLELRREEWVGDREEGPGEGGHISVYEHSYSKQDTDQEQLWRKTASLHTKIMVLDRREESTMAKIRWLESEMAHLKKSNIVLKEKQKCLEDYITSALL